The Cellulomonas sp. S1-8 genome has a window encoding:
- a CDS encoding response regulator transcription factor, whose product MSGRPHRLLVVEDDRDLNDTLTEVLTDEGYVVDQARDGHRGLHLGLTRPYDVLVVDRRLPAVDGLDMLVRLRSRAVSARALVLTALGTVADRVAGLDAGADDYLVKPFELDELSARIRALCRRVDEADTHLPLGDGSLDLVTRQVQLATGRRVDLSAREYALLRALAERPRAVHTRTELRRTVFADTEAASIVDTYVYYLRRKLGRPAVHTVHGTGYRLGTL is encoded by the coding sequence ATGTCCGGACGACCGCACCGGCTCCTCGTCGTCGAGGACGACCGGGACCTCAACGACACGCTCACCGAGGTGCTGACCGACGAAGGGTACGTCGTCGACCAGGCCCGTGACGGTCACCGGGGCCTCCACCTGGGCCTCACCCGCCCCTACGACGTCCTCGTCGTCGACCGCCGCCTGCCCGCGGTCGACGGGCTCGACATGCTCGTGCGGCTGCGCTCACGGGCCGTCAGCGCCCGCGCGCTCGTCCTGACGGCGCTGGGCACGGTCGCGGACCGGGTGGCCGGCCTCGACGCCGGCGCCGACGACTACCTCGTCAAGCCCTTCGAGCTCGACGAGCTCAGCGCCCGCATCCGCGCGCTGTGCCGCCGGGTCGACGAGGCCGACACGCACCTGCCGCTCGGCGACGGGTCCCTCGACCTCGTGACCCGGCAGGTCCAGCTCGCGACCGGCCGCCGCGTCGACCTGTCGGCGCGGGAGTACGCGCTGCTGCGGGCGCTCGCGGAGCGTCCGCGCGCCGTGCACACGCGCACCGAGCTGCGCCGCACCGTCTTCGCGGACACCGAGGCCGCGTCGATCGTCGACACCTACGTCTACTACCTGCGCCGCAAGCTCGGCCGGCCGGCCGTCCACACGGTGCACGGCACCGGCTACCGGCTGGGCACCCTGTGA
- a CDS encoding sensor histidine kinase encodes MNAAGAEERVVRRARLRIGALVGLVIAALLGLVGAISYGVMLHSQERQIDGELAWGVTHGTIAGPPACSWIITYDGTTVDHGVAAPPPGFPLRDALVEVAATGTTQDARIAQDGTVYHVRTARQGDEVVQAVFDARFQLADRRHLLIAFAVAAGAGALAAVVSGVVVGRRAVAPLADALQRQRRFVADASHELRTPIAQVHARAQLLVRRARAADDDVQARDLDRLVATTRRLGEIVDELLMSARLASAHDTAATRPDSTDVDVAALVDEAVTADAARAAARGVTITALTDDGLPRVRGVESALRRVVAELLTNALAHTPPGGHVAVCASTAEQGHTVEVVVTDTGEGFDPGDTERIFDRFHRGPGNDERRFGLGLALLREVVTSHGGTIRAVGHPGEGATFTVRLPAAGHRVGAGGDAGRVESASRAPARL; translated from the coding sequence GTGAACGCAGCAGGCGCCGAGGAGCGGGTCGTCCGGCGCGCACGCCTGCGGATCGGCGCGCTCGTCGGCCTCGTCATCGCCGCGCTGCTCGGCCTGGTCGGCGCGATCTCCTACGGCGTCATGCTGCACAGCCAGGAGCGCCAGATCGACGGCGAGCTCGCGTGGGGCGTCACCCACGGGACGATCGCCGGGCCGCCCGCGTGCAGCTGGATCATCACGTACGACGGGACGACCGTCGACCACGGGGTCGCGGCACCGCCGCCGGGTTTCCCGCTGCGCGACGCGCTCGTCGAGGTCGCGGCGACGGGGACGACGCAGGACGCGCGCATCGCGCAGGACGGCACGGTCTACCACGTGCGCACCGCCCGGCAGGGCGACGAGGTGGTGCAGGCCGTCTTCGACGCACGCTTCCAGCTCGCCGACCGCCGCCACCTGCTCATCGCGTTCGCGGTCGCCGCCGGCGCCGGGGCGCTCGCGGCCGTCGTCAGCGGCGTCGTCGTCGGCCGCCGCGCCGTCGCCCCGCTCGCGGACGCGCTGCAGCGGCAGCGCCGCTTCGTCGCCGACGCGAGCCACGAGCTGCGCACCCCGATCGCCCAGGTCCACGCCCGGGCCCAGCTGCTCGTGCGCCGCGCCCGGGCGGCCGACGACGACGTGCAGGCGCGCGACCTCGACCGGCTCGTCGCGACGACGCGGCGCCTGGGCGAGATCGTCGACGAGCTCCTGATGTCCGCCCGGCTCGCGTCCGCGCACGACACCGCCGCCACCCGTCCCGACAGCACCGACGTGGACGTCGCCGCGCTCGTGGACGAGGCCGTCACCGCCGACGCCGCCCGCGCCGCCGCCCGGGGCGTCACGATCACCGCCCTGACGGACGACGGCCTCCCCCGCGTCCGGGGCGTCGAGTCGGCGCTGCGCCGCGTCGTCGCCGAGCTGCTCACCAACGCGCTGGCCCACACCCCGCCGGGCGGGCACGTCGCCGTGTGCGCGAGCACGGCCGAGCAGGGGCACACGGTCGAGGTGGTGGTCACCGACACCGGCGAGGGCTTCGACCCCGGCGACACCGAGCGCATCTTCGACCGCTTCCACCGCGGGCCCGGCAACGACGAACGCCGCTTCGGCCTGGGTCTGGCCCTGCTGCGCGAGGTCGTCACGAGCCACGGCGGCACGATCCGCGCGGTGGGGCACCCGGGCGAGGGGGCGACGTTCACGGTCCGGCTGCCGGCGGCGGGGCACCGCGTCGGGGCCGGCGGCGACGCGGGCCGCGTCGAGAGCGCCTCGCGGGCCCCGGCACGCCTGTGA
- a CDS encoding tautomerase family protein has translation MAQVKLYGRRSAWEARRREVSDAVHAALVAAWGLPDDKRFHRFLLLDDEDVVAPRAPEYLVVEVVCFTGRSPAAVRALIAAFFDDVAPALGLAADDLEVVILESPPTHWGIRGVAGDELSLPYRVDV, from the coding sequence ATGGCGCAGGTCAAGCTGTACGGCCGACGCTCGGCCTGGGAGGCGCGCCGCCGCGAGGTGTCCGACGCGGTGCACGCCGCGCTGGTCGCGGCGTGGGGTCTGCCCGACGACAAGCGGTTCCACCGGTTCCTGCTCCTCGACGACGAGGACGTCGTCGCCCCCCGCGCCCCGGAGTACCTCGTCGTCGAGGTCGTGTGCTTCACCGGCCGCAGCCCCGCCGCGGTGCGCGCGCTGATCGCCGCGTTCTTCGACGACGTCGCCCCCGCGCTCGGGCTCGCGGCCGACGACCTCGAGGTCGTGATCCTCGAGAGCCCGCCCACGCACTGGGGGATCCGGGGCGTCGCCGGGGACGAGCTGAGCCTGCCGTACCGCGTCGACGTGTGA
- a CDS encoding YaaA family protein yields the protein MLVLLPPSEGKTPARRGAPPLDLTALSHPGLTPVREKVLDALVAVSGRPDACAVLGVSPGLADEVARNTTLRTAPATRASRVYSGVLYGAAGLDALTPAARARAVAWVRVTSALWGALTIDDVVPAYRLSMGTDLPGIGPLAAAWRGPLGVELGAAADDELVVDCRSATYRAAWTPPPGARWVDVRVLREVDGHRAVVSHHAKHTRGVLTRHLVTRRGRAPRDGDELAHVASALVGEALHAVELGPVPRRGPRTLSLVVL from the coding sequence GTGCTCGTGCTGCTGCCGCCCTCGGAGGGCAAGACGCCCGCACGCCGCGGCGCTCCCCCGCTGGACCTGACGGCACTGTCGCACCCCGGCCTGACCCCCGTCCGGGAGAAGGTCCTCGACGCGCTCGTCGCCGTGAGCGGCCGCCCCGACGCCTGCGCGGTGCTGGGCGTCTCTCCGGGACTCGCGGACGAGGTCGCTCGGAACACGACCCTGCGCACGGCCCCCGCCACGCGGGCCTCCCGGGTCTACTCGGGCGTGCTCTACGGCGCCGCGGGGCTCGACGCGCTGACCCCGGCCGCCCGCGCCCGGGCGGTCGCGTGGGTCCGGGTCACCTCCGCGCTGTGGGGAGCGCTGACGATCGACGACGTCGTACCCGCCTACCGGCTGTCCATGGGCACCGACCTGCCCGGGATCGGACCGCTGGCCGCGGCCTGGCGCGGGCCGCTGGGCGTCGAGCTGGGGGCCGCCGCGGACGACGAGCTGGTCGTCGACTGCCGGTCCGCGACGTACCGCGCGGCCTGGACTCCCCCACCCGGCGCCCGGTGGGTCGACGTGCGTGTGCTGCGGGAGGTCGACGGGCACCGCGCGGTGGTCTCGCACCACGCCAAGCACACGCGTGGCGTCCTGACGCGGCACCTGGTGACCCGCCGCGGCCGGGCCCCCCGGGACGGCGACGAGCTCGCCCACGTCGCGAGCGCCCTCGTGGGCGAGGCGCTGCACGCCGTGGAGCTCGGACCCGTCCCGCGCCGCGGCCCCCGCACGCTGTCGCTCGTCGTCCTCTGA
- a CDS encoding histidine phosphatase family protein encodes MTDVPHDELRTDGPAAAAAPARRRAVRPSGTSPRFDDDEPTTVVLVRHGQTAMTVSRGYSGSSEPGPSLDEHGRAQAAAAAALVQRVGRDLWGDIAYPSEVVASPMVRTQETAGIVAAQLGLPVRTDEDFKEADFGQWQGLTSEQIDERWPGVLEPWHTDGRVRPPGGESIADVGVRLRRGLDGLRAGGPRTVVVVSHAVAIRAALGVTMGADPGTWSRLRVAPASVSIVRLFADRHDEIAVAGAPSEGW; translated from the coding sequence GTGACCGACGTGCCGCACGACGAGCTCCGCACCGACGGCCCGGCGGCCGCGGCCGCGCCCGCGCGACGACGGGCCGTGCGTCCCTCCGGCACGTCCCCGCGCTTCGACGACGACGAGCCGACGACCGTCGTCCTGGTGCGGCACGGTCAGACCGCGATGACCGTGTCACGCGGCTACTCGGGGTCCTCCGAGCCCGGCCCCTCGCTCGACGAGCACGGGCGCGCACAGGCCGCCGCCGCCGCCGCACTGGTGCAGCGCGTCGGCCGTGACCTGTGGGGTGACATCGCGTACCCGAGCGAGGTCGTGGCGTCCCCGATGGTCCGCACGCAGGAGACGGCCGGGATCGTGGCCGCGCAGCTCGGCCTGCCCGTGCGCACCGACGAGGACTTCAAGGAGGCGGACTTCGGGCAGTGGCAGGGGCTGACCTCGGAGCAGATCGACGAGCGCTGGCCCGGGGTGCTCGAGCCGTGGCACACCGACGGGCGCGTGCGCCCGCCCGGCGGGGAGTCCATCGCGGACGTCGGGGTGCGCCTGCGTCGCGGCCTGGACGGCCTGCGCGCGGGGGGTCCTCGCACCGTCGTCGTGGTGTCCCACGCGGTCGCGATCCGCGCGGCGCTCGGCGTGACGATGGGCGCCGACCCCGGGACGTGGAGCCGGCTGCGCGTCGCACCGGCGTCGGTGAGCATCGTGCGGCTCTTCGCGGACCGCCATGACGAGATCGCGGTGGCCGGCGCGCCCAGCGAGGGCTGGTGA
- a CDS encoding zinc ribbon domain-containing protein: MTSAPAADQRRLLDVQDLDTRLAQLAHKRRTLPALARLVELDARLADLETALVTSRTAASDLRTELTKAEADVTQVRSRATRDQQRLDGGQVGAKDAQALTSELASLAARQAHLEDIELEVMERLEAHEGALQGLDQARAALVADRDQVVAERDAGFAEIDAEAGRVRAERERAADGLDSGLTALYERLRGQLGGSGAAALRGNRCEGCRLELNPLDLEAIRARAVDAVVRCEECGRILVRLTDS; the protein is encoded by the coding sequence GTGACGAGCGCTCCCGCCGCCGATCAGCGCCGACTCCTCGACGTCCAGGACCTGGACACCCGCCTCGCGCAGCTCGCGCACAAGCGGCGCACGCTGCCCGCCCTCGCGCGGCTCGTCGAGCTCGACGCACGGCTGGCCGACCTCGAGACCGCGCTGGTCACGTCGCGGACGGCGGCCTCCGACCTGCGGACGGAGCTGACGAAGGCGGAGGCCGACGTCACCCAGGTCCGCAGCCGCGCCACGCGCGACCAGCAGCGCCTTGACGGCGGCCAGGTCGGCGCGAAGGACGCGCAGGCGCTGACCAGTGAGCTCGCGAGCCTCGCGGCACGCCAGGCGCACCTCGAGGACATCGAGCTCGAGGTCATGGAGCGCCTCGAGGCGCACGAGGGCGCGCTGCAGGGCCTCGACCAGGCGCGCGCGGCGCTCGTCGCCGACCGTGACCAGGTCGTCGCGGAGCGCGACGCCGGGTTCGCGGAGATCGACGCCGAGGCCGGGCGGGTGCGCGCCGAGCGCGAGCGCGCCGCCGACGGCCTGGATTCGGGGCTCACGGCCCTGTACGAGCGGCTGCGCGGCCAGCTCGGCGGCAGCGGTGCGGCGGCCCTGCGGGGCAACCGGTGCGAGGGCTGCCGTCTCGAGCTGAACCCGTTGGACCTCGAGGCCATCCGGGCGCGCGCGGTCGACGCGGTCGTGCGGTGCGAGGAGTGCGGACGCATCCTCGTGCGGCTCACGGACTCCTGA
- a CDS encoding Nif3-like dinuclear metal center hexameric protein codes for MTATLGDVVAALERRYPPRTAETWDRVGLAAGDPAAPVRRVLLAVDPVATVVDEAVAWDADLLLTHHPLLLKPVHSVAATTYKGALLHRLVRAGCGLYTAHTNADSAHGGVAEALADAIGLVGTEPLVPADAPALDKHVVMVPVGDADRLVDALTAAGAGHVGAYERCAWTTTGEGTFTPLAGAMPAVGEVGRRETVAEARVEMVAPRGLRGRVVAALRAAHPYEEPAFDVLELAALPGDTGLGRVGALPAPLPLREFAAAVARAVPAAAQGVRFAGDPDMPVRRVAVLGGSGDSLFDAVRAADVDAYVTADLRHHPASEQQERAAFDAAGGAPRPALVDLAHAASEWLWLPRAADALRADLAAAGYTVETRVSTRRTDPWTGHVPQAAHLEGTP; via the coding sequence GTGACCGCGACCCTCGGCGACGTCGTCGCGGCGCTCGAGCGCCGCTACCCGCCCCGCACCGCCGAGACGTGGGACCGCGTCGGGCTGGCCGCCGGCGACCCGGCGGCACCCGTGCGGCGCGTGCTGCTCGCCGTCGACCCCGTGGCCACCGTCGTGGACGAGGCCGTCGCGTGGGACGCGGACCTGCTCCTCACGCACCACCCGCTGCTGCTCAAGCCGGTGCACTCCGTCGCGGCGACGACGTACAAGGGGGCGCTGCTGCACCGCCTCGTGCGTGCCGGGTGCGGGCTGTACACGGCGCACACCAACGCCGACTCGGCCCACGGGGGCGTGGCCGAGGCGCTCGCGGACGCGATCGGCCTGGTCGGCACCGAGCCCCTCGTGCCGGCGGACGCCCCCGCGCTCGACAAGCACGTCGTCATGGTCCCGGTCGGCGACGCCGACCGGCTCGTCGACGCACTCACGGCGGCCGGTGCCGGCCACGTCGGGGCGTACGAGCGGTGCGCGTGGACGACGACCGGGGAGGGGACGTTCACACCGCTGGCCGGGGCGATGCCGGCGGTCGGCGAGGTCGGACGCCGCGAGACCGTCGCCGAGGCGCGCGTCGAGATGGTCGCGCCCCGCGGCCTGCGGGGACGCGTGGTGGCCGCTCTGCGCGCCGCGCACCCGTACGAGGAGCCGGCCTTCGACGTGCTGGAGCTCGCGGCGCTGCCGGGCGACACCGGTCTGGGCCGGGTCGGCGCGCTGCCTGCACCCCTGCCGCTGCGGGAGTTCGCCGCCGCCGTCGCCCGTGCCGTGCCCGCCGCGGCCCAGGGCGTGCGGTTCGCCGGCGACCCGGACATGCCCGTGCGGCGCGTCGCCGTGCTCGGCGGCTCCGGGGACTCGCTGTTCGACGCCGTGCGGGCGGCCGACGTCGACGCCTACGTCACGGCCGACCTGCGCCACCACCCCGCGTCCGAGCAGCAGGAGCGCGCCGCCTTCGACGCCGCCGGCGGCGCCCCCCGCCCCGCGCTCGTCGACCTCGCGCACGCCGCGTCCGAGTGGCTGTGGCTGCCGCGCGCGGCGGACGCGCTGCGGGCGGACCTGGCGGCCGCGGGCTATACGGTGGAGACCCGCGTCAGCACGCGGCGCACCGACCCGTGGACGGGTCACGTGCCGCAGGCTGCCCACCTGGAAGGAACCCCGTGA
- a CDS encoding zinc-dependent alcohol dehydrogenase family protein translates to MRATVIHGPGDVRVEQVPDPVIHRPTDAVVRVVATCVCGSDLWGYRGVRPPKAPQRIGHEFVGVVEEVGGDVRRVRVGDFVVAPFSISDGTCVHCRNGVHTSCEQGAWWGSPDHEGIASDGGQGEYVRVPLADGTLVVTPEHPDAALLPHVLTLTDVLGTGHHAAVSAGVRAGSSVAVVGDGAVGLCGIIAARRLGAERIVAMSRNPARQALARRFGATDVVAERGDEGAAAVLDLLGGVGPDGVLECVGTRESMAQALATVRPGGRVGFVGVPAGGPELPVQTMFSTNKGVVGGVAPVRGYIEGLLPDVWAGTIEPGLVFDETFGLDDIADAYRAMDERTCTKALVLP, encoded by the coding sequence GTGCGAGCAACCGTCATCCACGGTCCCGGCGACGTCCGCGTCGAGCAGGTGCCGGACCCCGTGATCCACCGTCCCACGGACGCCGTCGTCCGCGTCGTCGCGACGTGCGTGTGCGGCTCCGACCTGTGGGGGTACCGCGGTGTCCGGCCGCCCAAGGCACCGCAGCGCATCGGGCACGAGTTCGTGGGGGTCGTCGAGGAGGTCGGCGGCGACGTGCGGCGCGTCCGCGTCGGTGACTTCGTCGTGGCGCCGTTCTCGATCAGCGACGGCACGTGCGTGCACTGCCGCAACGGGGTGCACACGTCGTGCGAGCAGGGCGCCTGGTGGGGCTCGCCGGACCACGAGGGCATCGCGTCCGACGGTGGCCAGGGGGAGTACGTCCGCGTGCCGCTGGCCGACGGCACGCTCGTCGTCACCCCCGAGCACCCCGACGCCGCGCTGCTCCCGCACGTGCTCACGCTGACCGACGTGCTCGGCACCGGCCACCACGCGGCCGTGTCCGCAGGCGTGCGCGCCGGGTCCAGCGTGGCGGTCGTCGGCGACGGAGCCGTCGGCCTGTGCGGCATCATCGCCGCGCGCCGGCTCGGGGCCGAGCGGATCGTCGCGATGTCCCGCAACCCCGCGCGGCAGGCGCTCGCGCGGCGGTTCGGCGCCACCGACGTGGTCGCCGAGCGCGGCGACGAGGGCGCGGCCGCCGTCCTGGACCTGCTCGGGGGGGTCGGGCCGGACGGCGTGCTCGAGTGCGTCGGCACACGGGAGTCGATGGCGCAGGCGCTGGCCACCGTGCGCCCGGGAGGACGCGTCGGGTTCGTCGGCGTCCCCGCCGGGGGCCCCGAGCTGCCCGTGCAGACGATGTTCTCCACCAACAAGGGGGTCGTCGGCGGGGTCGCGCCCGTCCGCGGCTACATCGAGGGTCTGCTGCCGGACGTCTGGGCCGGCACCATCGAGCCGGGCCTGGTGTTCGACGAGACCTTCGGGCTCGACGACATCGCGGACGCGTACCGGGCGATGGACGAGCGCACGTGCACCAAGGCGCTCGTCCTGCCGTGA
- a CDS encoding formylglycine-generating enzyme family protein → MPADSSRAPVPGPRLETIPAGRITLRDARTATTREVVLRTFSLATTPVTWAQYAHVREQGVPDGQAPDAPVHSVSWLDAVAWCNAASQASGRQPAYDLDGPVVVWDVSADGLRLPTEAEWEHACRAGTDGPRYGPLAEIAWTAADAVDGPQRVGGKRANAWGLLDMLGNVWEWCWDHADTARYADYRTLRGGGWADAHWSVRAGVRRGSMPGARLDDLGFRVAQGAVGAAGDHAAQGWSRLADEQRADVPGRPHGWTPLR, encoded by the coding sequence ATGCCTGCGGACTCCTCCCGCGCACCGGTGCCGGGTCCGCGCCTCGAGACGATCCCCGCCGGCCGCATCACGCTGCGCGACGCGAGGACCGCGACGACACGCGAGGTCGTGCTCCGTACGTTCTCGCTCGCGACCACCCCCGTGACCTGGGCGCAGTACGCGCACGTGCGCGAGCAGGGCGTCCCCGACGGACAGGCCCCCGACGCCCCCGTGCACTCCGTGTCGTGGCTCGACGCGGTCGCGTGGTGCAACGCCGCGTCGCAGGCCTCCGGTCGGCAGCCGGCGTACGACCTCGACGGGCCGGTCGTGGTCTGGGACGTGAGCGCCGACGGGCTGCGCCTGCCGACCGAGGCCGAGTGGGAGCACGCGTGCCGCGCGGGCACCGACGGCCCTCGCTACGGTCCCCTCGCGGAGATCGCGTGGACCGCCGCCGACGCCGTCGACGGACCCCAGCGCGTCGGGGGGAAGCGGGCCAACGCGTGGGGTCTGCTCGACATGCTCGGCAACGTGTGGGAGTGGTGCTGGGACCACGCCGACACGGCGCGCTACGCCGACTACCGCACGCTGCGTGGCGGCGGCTGGGCGGACGCGCACTGGAGCGTGCGCGCGGGGGTGCGCCGGGGCAGCATGCCCGGGGCGCGGCTCGACGACCTCGGGTTCCGGGTCGCGCAGGGCGCGGTCGGTGCGGCGGGCGACCACGCCGCGCAGGGGTGGTCGCGGCTGGCCGACGAGCAGCGGGCCGACGTCCCGGGGCGGCCCCACGGCTGGACGCCGCTGCGGTGA
- a CDS encoding peroxiredoxin, producing the protein MTDARVPTLGALAPDLTLPDTHGTPVTLSQLRGTPVAVVFYPFAFSGTCTGELCELRDNIAAFDEVGVRLLAVSCDAMFTLRAWSEQEGYTFDLLSDFWPHGAAARAYGVFDEASGHALRGSFLLDADGVLRWSVVHPRGQARPLSAYREALATLAG; encoded by the coding sequence GTGACGGACGCGCGCGTCCCCACCCTCGGGGCGCTCGCACCGGACCTGACGCTGCCCGACACGCACGGCACGCCGGTGACGCTCTCGCAGCTGCGCGGCACGCCGGTGGCGGTCGTGTTCTACCCGTTCGCGTTCTCGGGCACCTGCACGGGTGAGCTGTGCGAGCTGCGCGACAACATCGCCGCCTTCGACGAGGTGGGCGTGCGTCTGCTCGCCGTCTCCTGCGACGCGATGTTCACGTTGCGGGCGTGGTCCGAGCAGGAGGGCTACACGTTCGACCTGCTCTCCGACTTCTGGCCGCACGGTGCCGCGGCCCGCGCCTACGGGGTCTTCGACGAGGCGTCCGGCCACGCGCTGCGCGGCTCGTTCCTCCTCGACGCCGACGGGGTGCTGCGCTGGAGCGTCGTGCACCCCCGCGGGCAGGCGCGCCCCTTGTCGGCGTACCGCGAGGCGCTGGCGACCCTCGCCGGCTGA
- a CDS encoding DUF3052 domain-containing protein, which yields MSSTADDSATQAVARLGFTAGQVIQELGYDDDVDSEVRAGLELLTGNELVDEDYDDVTDGAVIWFRQDDGDLTDALVDAMTVLDDSGPIWVFTPKAGRSGHVSHSDIEEAATTSGLHAMSTFAVSPDWSATRLATRGRGK from the coding sequence GTGTCATCCACCGCGGACGACTCCGCGACGCAGGCGGTCGCCCGGCTCGGCTTCACAGCCGGGCAGGTGATCCAGGAGCTGGGCTACGACGACGACGTCGACAGCGAGGTGCGCGCAGGGCTCGAGCTCCTCACGGGCAACGAGCTCGTCGACGAGGACTACGACGACGTCACCGACGGCGCGGTCATCTGGTTCCGCCAGGACGACGGCGACCTGACCGACGCTCTGGTCGACGCCATGACCGTGCTCGACGACAGCGGACCCATCTGGGTGTTCACGCCGAAGGCGGGACGTTCGGGGCACGTGTCGCACTCCGACATCGAGGAGGCCGCGACCACGTCCGGCCTGCACGCGATGTCGACGTTCGCGGTCAGCCCCGACTGGTCGGCGACGCGCCTGGCGACCCGCGGCCGCGGCAAGTGA